The following DNA comes from Tunturibacter psychrotolerans.
GTCTGAAGGCCTAGCAACCATCGTCATCGAAGGCGCCGCTCCGGGTGGACAAGCCGGTACCAGCTCCCGCATCGAGAACTACCTCGGCTTCCCTACTGGTGTCTCCGGTCAGGAACTGTCGGAGCGCTCGCTCGTACAAGCGCAAAAGTTCGGGGCACACTTCTCCATCTCGCGCGAGGTGCTCAGCATGAGCAAGTCCGACGGCATCTATCGTCTGGAGATAGAAGACGCTCCCGCTGTCAGTGCACGCACCGTCGTCATCGCTACCGGCGCTCGTTACCGCAAACTCGACGTCCCGAACTATCACCGCTTCGAGTACCAGGGAATTCACTACGCGGCTACGGCGATGGAAGCCGGTCTCTGCCACAACGAAGAGATCGTCGTTGTGGGCGCAGGCAACTCAGCCGGACAAGCGGCTCTCTTCCTTGCGCAAACCGCGAAGCATGTTCATCTGATCGTTCGCGGTCGCAGCTTGCAGGCCACCATGTCGGACTATCTCGTCCAGCGCATCCTTGCCTCCAGCCAGATTGCCGTGCATCTGCAGGCCGAGATCGTTGGCATGGATGGAGCTGATCGCCTTGGCACCGTAACGGTTCGCGATAATGTGCACCACACATCCAAGACACTCAAGATCTCGCATGTCTTCGTCATGATCGGCGCCAGTCCAAACACTGCCTGGCTCCGCGACATGCTTGCCATGGACGACAAAGGTTTCATCTTCACCGGCAGCAGCGCTTCCTCGAGCGCCTTCTTCGGCACCAACGTCGAAGGGGTCTACGCCGTGGGAGATGTGCGCTGTGGTTCGGTCAAACGCGTCGCCTCCGCGGTCGGAGAAGGGTCCGTCGTGGTCTCCGACATTCACAGGCATCTCGCAGCCTCGAAGCTGTCACAGCAGGAAGGAGAAAAACCCGGCCTGCCTCTTGCCGCGAGCCTGCGGACCGTGATGCCGACCTACAGCGCCGCAACGTTATGAAGCTTACCTGTCATGCAGTACACGCGACAGAGGCAGATATCTAAAAAGTAGACGCATGATCGGAGATCTAACTCCATATGCCCGATTGGCCGGTACAGTGACTGTAATTTTGGTTCCATTACCGGTTGAACTTGTACATTCAAATTTAGCGCCAATCTTAGTCGAACGTTCTTTCATCCCGCTCATCCCCCAGTGGCCCGATCTTCCATCAGTGAGAAGAATCGGATCTATCCCTTTGCCGTCGTCCTCGCAGGAGACAACGAACGCCTTTTTACTATAGGTGATCCTGACCTCAACAACGGAAGGATCCGCATGCTGAAAAGCATTCGTAATGGCTTCGCGTCCGATGCAGAAGACTTCTTCGAGAACGATCGGATCGACGACAACCATCGGTCCCTCGGTTTGAACATGAAATCTAATTTCGCTATAGCGCGTGAGATGAGTGCCGACCGCGGCGAGGGCTTCAGCGAGCGTTAGATCCTTGAATGTGTCGGATCGGAGACTTCTGACCCGGTCCCTCCCTTCTAATAAAATCGTGTCTGCCGATTTGAGTGCATCCTCAAGCATCCTGCGGGCGCGTCCCCCTTCAGGGACTTCCTGGGAGGCGACATCAAAGCGAAGCATAAGTCCCTGTACTCCCTGCAGGAGGGTGTCATGCAGATCGCGCGCAATCCGTACCCGTTCGTCTGCGCGCTCTTCAGCCCTGATTCGCACTGTTTCGGTTACGCGTTGGATTCGCAGCATGAGTATGAGCCAAACCACAGCGGCTGTAAGAGCGAAACATGCGAGGAAGAACCACACAGTTTGGTAAAAAGCCGGCAGAACTTGAAAGCGAGTACTGGAGGGCTGACTCCAGATTCCCTCACCATTTGAGGCGAGCACGTCAAATGTATAGCGGCCTGGGCGCAGTTTTGTATAAACAGCTTCCGTTCTTGATCCGACTTCCTGCCAAGTACTATCACTTCCTTCGAGCCGGTAGCGATAGGTCACCCTTTCTGGGGCAGGAAGATTAATCCCTGCATATTTGATAACTAATGTGTTCACCCCAGGTCGAATTTGACGGTAATCGGTAAGAGTCACTCCGTCCGCAGCGACCGCCGAGATGGTTAGTACGGGAGGGATCTGATTCTGGGGTAGTCGGCTTGGATCTACGTAGAACGCGGTGCTGGAGTTAGCGAACCAGATTGTTCCGCGGGCACCGCGAACGGCTGATGGCAGGGCGTAGCTGAGAGGTGCCGGCCCAATGACACTACCTTCAGTGATAAGTTGCGACTTCATTCGGTAGGCGGGGGAGTCGAGGGCTTTGAGAAATTCAGCTTTCGGAATTCTCACCACGCCGTAGGCGACGTTCAGCCATAAATCGCCACTGTCCGCCTCAACCAGACCCGAAATTCCACGCACGTGAAGTTCGTCTTCCAAAAGTAAATGTTCAAAGGTGTCTCCGCGCTGCACTGCTATGCCATTCATGCCGCCAGAAAGAAAGCCATGACTGGTTTCAGCGAAAGCTGTGACGTCGCCCAGGCCCGGAGCTTGGAAGTCACGTCCGGAATTACCTTCGAGCTCAGTGATGGCGCCGTTGGCATAGCCTGCCCAGAGTCTTCCTGCCCGATCCCTGAAGATAACATTCCGTCCCTCCTTCTGAATCGCAGGAACGGCGACTTGAGACCATGTTCCACGTTGCCATCGCCAGAGGTCCACGGCATTGCGAAAGGTAACGAAGATGGATCCATCACTTGTTTCTATAACTTGCTTAGCCGAGGATGGCCGCATCCCTTCGGGGAGGGGGATGTGTGTGGTTGTTTTACGATCAAACCTTCCGATTCCTTGATCATCGGTGAACCAGATGACGCCGCTGGGGCCGCAGTAGACGGAGTCCATCTCATATGTTTTCTTTATGCGAGTGATCGTCTGTCCGTCGCGGATCGAAATCAGTGGAGCAAGAGGCACTCCTATCCACACTTCGCCGTCCGAACAACTCGTGACCATCATGCGCCGGTCTGATATCGGGACGTTTTCGGGTTGAATCAGCTTGGGCTGCTCGAATCGATCCAGGCCACGCATGGTTCCTACCCAGATATCTCCTGAGGCATCTTTGAACATTGCGGTG
Coding sequences within:
- a CDS encoding FAD-dependent oxidoreductase, translated to MTSTLTFSEANSSSSQSAGIFHPVLAPALLDRLRCYGDEEFVSESSSLFIRGERDVDWFVILDGAVEVFEGGGNGRKENIVSRLTDGQFTGELDLLDNRQNLVNCRAVQPTWLLRICRASLARIMRSETEIANLIMQASISRRFNLVQQATSGVILLGHVYSLDTIRLQRFLTRNGYPYRIIDAELDRDAEVLIRTFELTQAGLPVALLPDGRVLRNPSITMLADELGLTDLRDSAVVYDVAIVGAGPAGLAAAVYAASEGLATIVIEGAAPGGQAGTSSRIENYLGFPTGVSGQELSERSLVQAQKFGAHFSISREVLSMSKSDGIYRLEIEDAPAVSARTVVIATGARYRKLDVPNYHRFEYQGIHYAATAMEAGLCHNEEIVVVGAGNSAGQAALFLAQTAKHVHLIVRGRSLQATMSDYLVQRILASSQIAVHLQAEIVGMDGADRLGTVTVRDNVHHTSKTLKISHVFVMIGASPNTAWLRDMLAMDDKGFIFTGSSASSSAFFGTNVEGVYAVGDVRCGSVKRVASAVGEGSVVVSDIHRHLAASKLSQQEGEKPGLPLAASLRTVMPTYSAATL
- a CDS encoding sensor histidine kinase; this encodes MIIFLRAFRSPRSRRYIYMVLLLAGVHKLNAQDPLKLIQFNHTSWTAREGAPSEIAGLGQTTDGVLWIGSGSGLYRFDGISFSLFRPASGEPPLPRISIRTLCVARDGTVWVGFRPAGVAAIRNGHVKLYGVQEGLPPDTTYQLLQANNGTMWAIAGLHLWQLRGERWQRESPSEPFSSERVYKMFFDKAGTQWVGTNKWIYRREPNQDKFEATDEVGGELIQFAESPDGSLWVGGEEGAETSIPTVRRLDVEGHRSPYPVRLHVLSDTLLFDPEGQLWFASVYGLLKGNPREIAEAPTSIAVDQDKQFKWFGHDQGLSTDSATAMFKDASGDIWVGTMRGLDRFEQPKLIQPENVPISDRRMMVTSCSDGEVWIGVPLAPLISIRDGQTITRIKKTYEMDSVYCGPSGVIWFTDDQGIGRFDRKTTTHIPLPEGMRPSSAKQVIETSDGSIFVTFRNAVDLWRWQRGTWSQVAVPAIQKEGRNVIFRDRAGRLWAGYANGAITELEGNSGRDFQAPGLGDVTAFAETSHGFLSGGMNGIAVQRGDTFEHLLLEDELHVRGISGLVEADSGDLWLNVAYGVVRIPKAEFLKALDSPAYRMKSQLITEGSVIGPAPLSYALPSAVRGARGTIWFANSSTAFYVDPSRLPQNQIPPVLTISAVAADGVTLTDYRQIRPGVNTLVIKYAGINLPAPERVTYRYRLEGSDSTWQEVGSRTEAVYTKLRPGRYTFDVLASNGEGIWSQPSSTRFQVLPAFYQTVWFFLACFALTAAVVWLILMLRIQRVTETVRIRAEERADERVRIARDLHDTLLQGVQGLMLRFDVASQEVPEGGRARRMLEDALKSADTILLEGRDRVRSLRSDTFKDLTLAEALAAVGTHLTRYSEIRFHVQTEGPMVVVDPIVLEEVFCIGREAITNAFQHADPSVVEVRITYSKKAFVVSCEDDGKGIDPILLTDGRSGHWGMSGMKERSTKIGAKFECTSSTGNGTKITVTVPANRAYGVRSPIMRLLFRYLPLSRVLHDR